Below is a genomic region from Paraburkholderia sp. BL23I1N1.
CGCAGCTAATCGACGCCGTTAAGCGACGCGCTTCACCGAGGATTGACCGGCGACCGCGCCGCTCGAAAGAAAGCGTTCGCGAATCGACTTGGCGATGCCTGCGGCGTCGAGACCACACGCGGCGAGCAGCTTGGCCGGATCTCCATGATCGATGAAGCGATCCGGAAGACCCAATTGTAGTACGGGCCGCATAACCCCACTTTCAAGCAGGGCTTCGACGCAAGCCGAACCCGCGCCGCCCATCACACAGCCTTCTTCGACCGTGACGACGGCGTCGTGCGTTTCGGCCAGTTGACGAACCAGCTCGGCGTCCAGCGGCTTCACGAAGCGCATGTTCGCCACTGTGGCGTCCAGTTGCTCAGCAGCGGCCAGCGACGGCGCAACCATCGTGCCGAACGCCAGAATCGCAATCCGCTTGCCGGCCGGTTGCGCGGTTTCGCGACGGATCTCGCCCTTGCCAAGCGGCAGTGCGGTCATCTGCTTGACGGTTGCCACGCCAGTGCCGGCGCCGCGCGGATAGCGCACCGCCGTCGGATTCGGCTGTTGCAACGCCGTGTACAGCATCTGACGACATTCGTTTTCGTCCGATGGCGCCATCACGGTCATGTTCGGAATGCAGCGCATAAACGCCAGATCGTAAGCGCCCGCATGCGTGGCGCCGTCCGCGCCGACCAGACCCGCACGGTCGATGGCGAACACCACCGGCAGGTTTTGCAGCGCGACGTCGTGGATCAGCTGGTCATACGCGCGTTGCAGGAAGGTCGAGTAGATCGCGACCACCGGCTTCATGCCGTCCGCGGCCAGACCGCCGGCGAACGTCACGGCGTGCTGCTCGGCAATGCCGACGTCGAAGTAGCGATCCGGGAAACGCTTCTCGAACTCGACCATGCCCGAGCCTTCACGCATGGCCGGCGTGATACCGATCACGCGCGCGTCCAGTTCCGCCGCGTCGCACAGCCATTCGCCGAACACCTGCGTGTAGGTTTTTTTCGACGGCGTGGTGGCCGGCTTGATGCCTTCAGCCGGGTTGAACTTGCCCGGGCCGTGGTACAGCACCGGATCGGCTTCAGCCAGCTTGTAGCCCTGCCCCTTCTTCGTCACGACGTGCAGGAATTGCGGACCACGCAGTTCCTTGATGTTCTGCAGCGTCGGGATCAGCGAATCGAGGTCGTGACCGTCGATCGGGCCGATGTAGTTGAAACCGAACTCTTCGAAGAGCGTGGCCGGCACGATCATGCCCTTCGCGTGCTCTTCGAGCTTGCGCGCCAGATCGAGCATAGGCGGCGCGACGCGCAGCACGCGTTCGACGCCCGCACGCGCGGCAGCATAGAAGCGGCCCGACATCAGGCGCGCCAGATGGCGATTCAGCGCGCCGACCGGCGGCGAAATCGACATGTCGTTGTCGTTGAGGATGACCAGCAGCGGCACGTCGTCTTCAACGCCTGCGTTGTTCATCGCCTCGAAGGCCATGCCGGCCGTCATCGCGCCGTCGCCGATCACGGCGATGCCCATGCGATTTTCGCCCTGCAGCTTGCTCGCGACCGCCATGCCGAGCGCGGCCGAGATCGAGGTGCTGGAGTGCGCGGTGCCGAAGGTGTCGTATTCCGACTCGTCGCGCTTCGGAAAGCCCGAGATGCCGCCGAGCTGACGCAGCGTGTGCATCTTGTCGCGGCGGCCGGTCAGGATCTTGTGCGGATACGTTTGATGGCCGACGTCCCACACGATCCGGTCGCGTGGCGTATCGAACACGTAGTGCAGAGCAATGGTCAACTCGACCGTGCCGAGATTGGACGAAAGATGGCCGCCCGTCTGCGATACGCTGTCGAGCACAAAAGCACGCAACTCGTCGGCAAGCGGTTGCAATTGGCGGCGATCAAGGCGGCGCAGGGCTGCCGGGTCGTCGATGGTTTTCAGCAAGTCGTACATCGTCGTTCCATTGTAGGAAAACTTACGCGCCCGCACTTCATACATGCACCCCGTAGCAAAAGGTGCGCGGCGGCGGGCTTTCGCGTTCAGCTAACCCGGTTCACCACCAGGTCGGCCAATTCGGCAAGACGCTGCGCACGCGCGCCAAACGGCGCAATCGCAGCATGAGCGTCGCTGCGCAGTTGCGCTGCGAGCGCACGCGACGCATCTAGCCCAATAATCGACACGTAGGTCGGCTTACCGTCCTTCGCATCTTTACCCGCCGTTTTGCCAAGCGTCGCGGAATCGGTCGTGACGTCGAGAATATCGTCGACAACCTGAAACGCGAGGCCGACAGCGGCCGCATACGCGTCGAGCGAACGCATTGCGTCCGCATTCGGCGTTTCGCCCGCCAGCGCGCCCATGCGCACCGCAGCACGCAGCAAGGCGCCGGTTTTCATCCGGTGCATGGTTTCCAGTTGCGGGCGCGTCAGCGTATGGCCGACGCTCGCGAGATCGATGGCCTGGCCGCCGCACATGCCGATCGAGCCGCTCGCCAACGCCAGTTCACGCACGAGCGATGCCTGCTGCTGCGGCGCCAGCACGTCCGATGTCAGCGCGACGAATGCCTGCGCCTGCAGCGCGTCGCCGACCAGCAGTGCGGTGGCTTCGTCATACTTGACGTGTACCGTGGGTTTGCCGCGACGCAGTGCGTCGTCGTCCATGCAGGGCATGTCGTCGTGCACGAGCGAGTACACGTGGATCATTTCCAGCGCCGCTGCTGCTGCGTCGAGGCACTCGGGGCGCGCGCCGGTCAGCTCGCCGGCCGCATGGCACAGCAGCGGGCGCACCCGCTTGCCGCCGCCCAGCACCGCATAGCGCATGGCTTCGTGCAGTTTGGCCGGCTCGGTCGTCTCCGTGGGCAAATAGTGTTCTAGTGCCGATTCGACACGTTCGAGTACCGCGCGTGTCCATTGTTCGAATGTCATAGGTCGTCCCCGCTTTCAGTAGCGGCTGTGCCTGCGGTATTCATGGGCAGCGGCTTGAGCGTCTCGCCATCGAGCACGCGCACCTGCTGCTCGACCTTCTCGAGCTGCTGCTGGCAAAACGCCACAAGAGCCGCACCGCGCCGGTAGGCCGCGAGCGACTCCTCGAGGCTGAGATTGCCGCCTTCCATGCGCGCAACCAGCCCCTCCAGCTCGGCCTGGGCCGCCTCGTAGTTCTCGGGCAGCGGCGGGGTATCGACGCCTTCAGCAGGCGCGGCAGCAGTATCTTTCGACGCGGTCTTCGCCATGAATAGTCGCAAAATTAAAACAAGTCGGACATTCTACGGCAAAAGCGACATTTCCGATCCGGTGGCCAGCCCAGGCCCCGCTATTGCCCTCCGTGTCCGGCCCTCAGTCTCGCAGAAAAAAAACGATTGGTCTGCGGCGAAAACCTTGAACTTCCTTGACATTTTTGACCCAAATCAGGCACTTAAGCGCCCCAAGGAAGGGGAATCGGGTATAATCGCGGGCTCCCTAAATCGAATCTATCGATGGTTGGGTTGTTCACTGCTTTCACGTCTTCACGGGAGTGGGAATGTCCAATCTGAGCAATGCATTGCAGTTGCGGTCTGTCCACAGCCAGCTGCCAGTCACGGCTTACTTTGACGAAGCGCTTCTAACGCGCGAAATCGAAACCCTTTTCAAGAAAGGTCCTCGCTACATCGGCCACGATCTCATGGTGCCCGAAGCGGGGAATTATTTTGCTTTGCCGAGCGAGAGCGAAGGGCGTGTGCTCGTCCGTAACCAGCAGTCGCAAGTCGAGCTGCTGTCGAACGTGTGCCGCCACCGGCAAGCCATCATGCTCAACGGCCGCGGCCAGACGGAGAACATCGTCTGCCCCCTGCACCGCTGGACGTACGACCTGAACGGCCAGCTCCTCGGTGCGCCTCATTTTGCGGATAACCCTTGCCTGAATCTCGGCGCCACGCCGCTGCAGAACTGGCAAGGCCTGCTGTTCGAAGCGCAGGGGCGCGACGTCGCACGGGATCTGGCGCGCCTCGGCACCAAGCAACATTTCGATTTTTCGGGCTTCATGTTCGATCACGTCGAAGTGCACGAGTGCAACTACAACTGGAAGACCTTTATCGAGGTCTATCTGGAGGACTACCACGTCGCGCCGTTCCATCCGGGCCTCGGCAGCTTCGTCAATTGCGACGACCTGACGTGGGAATTCGGCGAGTGGTACAGCGTGCAGACGGTGGGCGTCCACAAGGATCTGGAGCAGCCAGGCAGCCCTACGTACCGTAAATGGCACGACGAGGTTCTGCGCTTCCGCGGCGGCAATCCGCCCGATTTCGGCGCGATCTGGATGGTGTACTACCCCGGCATCATGATCGAGTGGTATCCGCACGTGCTGGTCGTGTCGTGGTTGATTCCGCGCGGTCCGCAGAAAACCACCAATGTGGTGGAGTTCTATTACCCTGAGGAAATCGCGCTGTTCGAACGCGAGTTCGTCGAGGCAGAGCGCGCCGCCTATATGGAAACGGCCCGCGAAGACGACGAGATCGCCGAGCGCATGGACGCAGGCCGCCGCGCGCTGATGCAACGCGGCGAATCCCAGGTCGGCCCGTATCAAAGTCCGATGGAAGACGGCATGCAGCACTTCCATGAATTCTTGCGGCGCGAACTCGGCGCAATCTGATCCGCGCGCTCCGCATTGACCGGCGTTTGAGCCGACCTTTGCTCAAAGCGCATCAAAGCATGGAAAGACGGGCTTCGGCCCGTCTTTTTTTGTTTAGACTATCAGTATCGTTCGGCCATTCGCTAACGGCGCCAAGCCGCCGGGCAAGCGCCGCAATCGCCCGCTTTACAACCATCTTGCATGGGACCGGAGACGTCATGCCGCACACTCACTACACCACTCTCATCTCCGCGACCAACCTCGCGGAACGGCT
It encodes:
- the dxs gene encoding 1-deoxy-D-xylulose-5-phosphate synthase, with translation MYDLLKTIDDPAALRRLDRRQLQPLADELRAFVLDSVSQTGGHLSSNLGTVELTIALHYVFDTPRDRIVWDVGHQTYPHKILTGRRDKMHTLRQLGGISGFPKRDESEYDTFGTAHSSTSISAALGMAVASKLQGENRMGIAVIGDGAMTAGMAFEAMNNAGVEDDVPLLVILNDNDMSISPPVGALNRHLARLMSGRFYAAARAGVERVLRVAPPMLDLARKLEEHAKGMIVPATLFEEFGFNYIGPIDGHDLDSLIPTLQNIKELRGPQFLHVVTKKGQGYKLAEADPVLYHGPGKFNPAEGIKPATTPSKKTYTQVFGEWLCDAAELDARVIGITPAMREGSGMVEFEKRFPDRYFDVGIAEQHAVTFAGGLAADGMKPVVAIYSTFLQRAYDQLIHDVALQNLPVVFAIDRAGLVGADGATHAGAYDLAFMRCIPNMTVMAPSDENECRQMLYTALQQPNPTAVRYPRGAGTGVATVKQMTALPLGKGEIRRETAQPAGKRIAILAFGTMVAPSLAAAEQLDATVANMRFVKPLDAELVRQLAETHDAVVTVEEGCVMGGAGSACVEALLESGVMRPVLQLGLPDRFIDHGDPAKLLAACGLDAAGIAKSIRERFLSSGAVAGQSSVKRVA
- a CDS encoding polyprenyl synthetase family protein, translated to MTFEQWTRAVLERVESALEHYLPTETTEPAKLHEAMRYAVLGGGKRVRPLLCHAAGELTGARPECLDAAAAALEMIHVYSLVHDDMPCMDDDALRRGKPTVHVKYDEATALLVGDALQAQAFVALTSDVLAPQQQASLVRELALASGSIGMCGGQAIDLASVGHTLTRPQLETMHRMKTGALLRAAVRMGALAGETPNADAMRSLDAYAAAVGLAFQVVDDILDVTTDSATLGKTAGKDAKDGKPTYVSIIGLDASRALAAQLRSDAHAAIAPFGARAQRLAELADLVVNRVS
- a CDS encoding exodeoxyribonuclease VII small subunit, which encodes MAKTASKDTAAAPAEGVDTPPLPENYEAAQAELEGLVARMEGGNLSLEESLAAYRRGAALVAFCQQQLEKVEQQVRVLDGETLKPLPMNTAGTAATESGDDL
- a CDS encoding SRPBCC family protein translates to MSNLSNALQLRSVHSQLPVTAYFDEALLTREIETLFKKGPRYIGHDLMVPEAGNYFALPSESEGRVLVRNQQSQVELLSNVCRHRQAIMLNGRGQTENIVCPLHRWTYDLNGQLLGAPHFADNPCLNLGATPLQNWQGLLFEAQGRDVARDLARLGTKQHFDFSGFMFDHVEVHECNYNWKTFIEVYLEDYHVAPFHPGLGSFVNCDDLTWEFGEWYSVQTVGVHKDLEQPGSPTYRKWHDEVLRFRGGNPPDFGAIWMVYYPGIMIEWYPHVLVVSWLIPRGPQKTTNVVEFYYPEEIALFEREFVEAERAAYMETAREDDEIAERMDAGRRALMQRGESQVGPYQSPMEDGMQHFHEFLRRELGAI